AGCTCCAGGGCAAGGTCCCCGCGGGCCTGCTCGAATTACGCACGATTCGCGGCCTCGGCCCCAAGCGAATCAAGATTCTCGCCGAGATCGTGAAAGTGACTGATCGCACCAGCCTCAAGCGTGCTGCCGAGGCGGGAGCGCTGCGCGGTGTGCGCGGCCTGGGCAAGAAACTCGAGGAGCACGTGCTCGAGGCGCTTGCCGAAACAGGCGCACCGCCCTCGACCCGCATCTTGTATGCGGACGCCGCAAGGATCGCGGGCGAACTGCTCGTCTATCTAAAGCAAGGCGGCGGGATCGAGGCGATCGAAGCGGCGGGCAGCTTCCGGCGTCGGCGCGATACGGTCGGCGATCTCGATCTGCTGGTCGCAGCGAATAACGCATCGCCGATAATGGATCGCTTCGTCACCTTTCCCGACGTCGCCAGTATCCTCGGCAAGGGTGACACCAAGAGCAGCGTCGTGCTGAGCGACGGTCTGCAAGTCGATCTTCGCGTCGTCGAATCGCAGTGCTTTGCCGCGGCGCTGATGTACTTCACCGGATCGAAGGCGCACAACGTGCGGTTGCGCAGAATCGCGCAGCAGAAGGGCATGCTGCTCAACGAGTACGGCCTCTTCATGGGCGATAAGTCCATTGCCGGAAACGACGAGGAATCGCTCTACCGCGCGCTGGGCCTGGATTACGTCACGCCCGAGCTGCGTGAGGATCGCGGCGAGGTCGAGGCCGCCCAGGAGCATCGCTTGCCGCGCTTGATCGCGCGCGAAGATCTCCGCGGCGACCTTCATTCGCATTCGACCTGGACCGATGGCCGCGCGTCGATCGAAGAGATGGCGCGGGCGGCGAAGGCCGCCGGTCTCGAATACTTCGCGCTGACCGACCATTCGCAGCGCCTCGCGATGGCGCGCGGACTCGACGCCGACCGGCTCCGCGAGCAGTGGAATGAGATCGAAGCTGCGAGCCGCCGCGTCGGAATTCGGATTCTGCGCGGCATCGAGGTCGATATCCTCGAAGACGGCAGCCTCGACCTGCCCGACGCGATTCTTGCCGAACTCGATTGGGTCGTCGCCTCCGTGCATTACAAGATGGAACAGGATTCCCACGCGATGACAGACCGGATCGTGACGGCGATTCGCAATCGCAACGTCGATGTTATCGGCCATCCGAGCGGTCGGCTCCTCAACAAGCGCCTCGGGAGCCAGTTCGATCTCGATGAGGTTCTGCACGTGGCGCGCGAGGAAGGATGCGCGCTCGAGGTCGATTCGCAGCCCACGCGGCTCGACCTCAATGACGCCGCATGCCTCGCGGCCAAGCACGCCGGCGTGAAGCTGGTCGTGTCCAGCGACTCACATAGTCCGGGCCAATTCGACAACCTCGCGTACGGTATCAACCAGGCGCGGCGCGGATGGATCGAGCCGGGCGAAGTGCTCAACACGCGGCCGCTCGCGCAACTTCGGCAACGGCGCTAGCGGGATGGCGACAGCATCGCGAGGTTTGCACACTTTATGTCGATCTGAATGTTCCTTTGGAACTTATTTCACCAGCGATGCAGCAAAAACGGGCCAATTGATGCGTAGGCTCGTCACACGTTCCGCTCGCGCCGACTTTATAAGGACGTTAGAATCCTGAGCCGTGTCGATTGAACGCGGCGCCTCTGCTGGCGGGGGCTGGAATAGCGAGGCGCCGGTCGTTCAAGCGATTAACCAGCTCGGTAGCGGAAGGGAAAAGTATGTCTGCCAGTGAGCGGTCGGTGAATGGGAGTTCTGCAGTCGATCTTCTGAATCAGCCAACTTACGAGGGCGAATCCGGCGAATGGCTGTCCCTCGAAGAACTCGCACGCGGCTCCGAGCGCGTGGGTCCGATGATGGTGCGGTCGATCCAGGTCCGCAAGGTGCTTTCCACACTTGCGCGTATCGCTCCGTTCAAATCCACCGTGCTGATCCATGGCGAATCCGGCACTGGCAAGGAGCTCGTCGCCCGTGCACTTCATTCGCTCGGCCCGACGCCCAACGGGCCCTTTGTTACCTTCAACTGCTCCAACCTCGTCGATACCGATTCAATGGCGGAGTCGCAGCTCTTCGGGCACGTCAAGGGCGCCCTGCCCGGCGCGCATGACGAGATGGTCGGCTTCTTCCGCGCCGCCAATGGCGGCACGCTCTTTCTCGATGAAATCGCGGACCTGCCGTTAAAGGTCCAGCCGAAACTGCTGCGCGCCGTCGAGACTCACGAGGTCCATCCGGTCGGATCGTCGGAGACTTATCGGGTCGATATCCGGCTCATCGCCTCGACCAATCGCGACCTGCGCGCGATGGTGAAGGCGGGTCAGTTCCGCAACGATCTGTATTACCGGCTCAATGCCGCCGCGATCGTGGTGCCGCCGCTGCGCGAGCGGCGCGAGGCAATCCCGGCCTTCGTCGCATTCTTCGTCGATCACTACAATCGCCTGTTCGGCAAAGAGGTAACTCTGGTCGATAAGCGCGCCGTCGATACGCTCAGCCGCTACTCGTGGCCGGGCAACGTGCGCGAGCTTGCCCATGCGATCGAAAGCGCGGTGCTAATGGCCGAAGGCACCCGCCTCTCCTTCGAGGATCTGCCGCCTCATCTGTCGGATCCGGAGTTGCGCGTAACGTTCGCACCGCTTTCGCCCTTCGAGATAAGCGATCTCGATGCGGTCGCGGAGTCGCCCGAAGGTCAGCAACCGTATTCGCTCTCGGCCGCGATCCATCGCGCATCGAAAGGCGCCCTGGTTCGCGCGCTCGAAGCCGCCAGCGGCAACGCTTACCGCGCGGCGAATCTGCTCGGCGTGTCGCGCTACACCGTCTATCGGATGCTGAATCGGTACGGGATGGCCGAGGGACGCGCGCGCAAAACGACGATCCGCTGATCAGTCAAGCCGCGCGCCTGGGGCGCGGCTTTTTCCATCGCGAGAGATCACAATCGAGCAGCTTCTCGAGCGCCTCAACCTCGGGCAGATAGCGCTGCCGTAGCATCGCATCCTGCTCCGGCGTGAGGCGCGGATACGGCACCGGACCGCTGAAGCAGTAATTCCACACGCCCGCGCTCTCCAGCGCATCGATCGTTCGATACGCGCGCTTGTCGCGCAGCCAATAGAGAACGTGCCGCGCGTTCTGCGCGATACGACGGCTGCGCGGCGGCCCCGAGAATTCGTTGATCCGCTTGTCACCCGTGCCGAGCTTGGGCGCGACGAACTTCTCGATACCGGTGAACTCGCAAAAGCGATCGAGATACTCCTGCGGATTCGAGGCGAGATCCTCGTACCACGTAATCAGCACGCGCTCGCGGCCGAACGTGTCGAACCATCGCTTCACGTGCTCGGCGTAATGGCTATCGTGATCAATATGAGGCCGCGTCTCGATGACCTCTTCGAGCGGTCCGCGCGCCCACGCATAGGCGCGCAGCAGCTTATAGTTCGAATACGCCCGATCGACCGGATCGCGCAGGCAGATGATGATCTTACAGTCCGGCAAATGGTGCTTGATGCGGCCGGGCGCGAGCGGCTCGGCGAAGTACGGACAGATCTCACCCACGGGCCGCGCGCCAGTCGCATAGCGGAAGTGCCACGCGTACCAGTCGAAGCCCTTGTCGTACATGTAGTTGAAGAATTGCGTCTCTTTGACGCCGTAGGGCAGGTCGACCCGTCCCTCGAGCGCTTCGTGCAGCCACGTCGTGCCGGTCCTCCCCGGTCCAACGGCGAGGAATTGAGGAAGCTTGGTGCTTTGCGTCATCTGAAAAATTGAGGCACGGCCCGCGGCCATTTGCAGAATCAACTTGATGAAAATTCCGCGTTCGAAAAGTAACATCGCCACTTTGACGGAGCAACAAAGACAGAAGTTCGCGTGGCGACGCTCAAGCTTGAGGCGATCTCGGGATTCGCCGCGTCGTCGAGTTTCCGTGGCGGGGCATGGCGAAGGCGTGACTTCGGCGGATGCAGGCGCAGGATTCATCTTCGCCACTGATCGCAGTTCGCAGATGCTCGACGTCATCGACGCCGCCTCGCATAAGCTCGTCGCGTCGACCAAATCCGACGCACAGCGCGTTCATCGAGATCGCCGGTGGTCCTGAGTCGCTCACTATCGATGCGGCAGCGGGCCGCACGTTCACGAATCTGTGGACCGTCCCGCAGGCGGCAAAATCATGGTCTTCACTGAGCGGTGAGTTGGCCGGGATAGGGCAGCTTAGTAAGGAAGGCGCCTCGCGCGATGTCTGGCACCGGCCCCTTTGGAGGCCTCCAAGATCCCTCGACTCCGCTCGGGATGACGGTCCTTTTCTTTTCAGTAATTCAAAAGCTAGTAGGTGGGCGCCCCACTGTTCTTAGTCACCTTCGTGTGCACTGTTTGTCACTATGGTCGTTGGCCGCCGATTCAGAATTATGAAATCAAGTTGTGCCG
Above is a window of Candidatus Binataceae bacterium DNA encoding:
- the polX gene encoding DNA polymerase/3'-5' exonuclease PolX, whose protein sequence is MPIICQNSRSRTRLLAQLGSRRRSCFDIPCPLPMNNHDIARVLDEVADMLEILGENFFRVRAYRNAARVVADYPEPLESLAAEQLDDIPGIGADLAGKIVTLVKTGHLDIHRELQGKVPAGLLELRTIRGLGPKRIKILAEIVKVTDRTSLKRAAEAGALRGVRGLGKKLEEHVLEALAETGAPPSTRILYADAARIAGELLVYLKQGGGIEAIEAAGSFRRRRDTVGDLDLLVAANNASPIMDRFVTFPDVASILGKGDTKSSVVLSDGLQVDLRVVESQCFAAALMYFTGSKAHNVRLRRIAQQKGMLLNEYGLFMGDKSIAGNDEESLYRALGLDYVTPELREDRGEVEAAQEHRLPRLIAREDLRGDLHSHSTWTDGRASIEEMARAAKAAGLEYFALTDHSQRLAMARGLDADRLREQWNEIEAASRRVGIRILRGIEVDILEDGSLDLPDAILAELDWVVASVHYKMEQDSHAMTDRIVTAIRNRNVDVIGHPSGRLLNKRLGSQFDLDEVLHVAREEGCALEVDSQPTRLDLNDAACLAAKHAGVKLVVSSDSHSPGQFDNLAYGINQARRGWIEPGEVLNTRPLAQLRQRR
- a CDS encoding sigma-54 dependent transcriptional regulator; protein product: MNGSSAVDLLNQPTYEGESGEWLSLEELARGSERVGPMMVRSIQVRKVLSTLARIAPFKSTVLIHGESGTGKELVARALHSLGPTPNGPFVTFNCSNLVDTDSMAESQLFGHVKGALPGAHDEMVGFFRAANGGTLFLDEIADLPLKVQPKLLRAVETHEVHPVGSSETYRVDIRLIASTNRDLRAMVKAGQFRNDLYYRLNAAAIVVPPLRERREAIPAFVAFFVDHYNRLFGKEVTLVDKRAVDTLSRYSWPGNVRELAHAIESAVLMAEGTRLSFEDLPPHLSDPELRVTFAPLSPFEISDLDAVAESPEGQQPYSLSAAIHRASKGALVRALEAASGNAYRAANLLGVSRYTVYRMLNRYGMAEGRARKTTIR
- a CDS encoding sulfotransferase domain-containing protein; amino-acid sequence: MLLFERGIFIKLILQMAAGRASIFQMTQSTKLPQFLAVGPGRTGTTWLHEALEGRVDLPYGVKETQFFNYMYDKGFDWYAWHFRYATGARPVGEICPYFAEPLAPGRIKHHLPDCKIIICLRDPVDRAYSNYKLLRAYAWARGPLEEVIETRPHIDHDSHYAEHVKRWFDTFGRERVLITWYEDLASNPQEYLDRFCEFTGIEKFVAPKLGTGDKRINEFSGPPRSRRIAQNARHVLYWLRDKRAYRTIDALESAGVWNYCFSGPVPYPRLTPEQDAMLRQRYLPEVEALEKLLDCDLSRWKKPRPRRAA